The genomic region CCCCGGCCGCCGCGTCGGCGGGCGCCGCGCCGGGCTCCGGCGGCACGGACGGCGCCCCGAGCGGTCGCGGCGGCGGGACGAGCGTGCCCGCCCGGCCCGCGACCCGCGTGCCGCTCGTCCTCGTCCTCGTCGGGGCCGTGGTGGCCGCGGGGGTGGTGGCCGTCCTGCTGTCCCCACGCGAGGCGACCCGCCTCGCGGACCCGGGCGCGCTCGTCCGGTGGGGCCTGCCGGCGGTGGAGGCGGTCCACGACCTCGCCCTCGCGCTCGCCGTCGGGGCGATGGTGCTCGTGTGCGCCGTGCTGCCCGTCGAGTCCCCGGCGGCCGCGCGGGGTCGTCACGTCGCGACCGCCGGCGCCGCGGTGTGGGCGCTCGCGGCGCTCGGCGTCCTCGTCCTGACGTACGCGAGCGTGTCGGGTACCCCGCCCACCGCGCCGGAGTTCGGGGCCGAGCTCGGTGGCTTCCTCACCGGCTTCGAGGTGGGGCAGTCGCTGCTCGCGACGGTCCTGCTCGCGGCCGCCGCCGCGACCGTCGCCGCGGGGGCGACCGGCCCGCGCAGCAGCGCGCTCGCGCTCGTGCTCGTCCTCGCGGGCGTCCTGCCCGTCGCGCTGCTCGGGCACTCCGGCAGCGCCGAGGGGCACGAGACCGCGGTGACGGCGATGGGCCTGCACCTGCTCGGCACCGGTGTGTGGGTCGGCGGCCTGCTCGCGCTCGTGGCCCTGCGGGGCCGGCTCGAGGGTGCCGCGCTGGCCTCCGCCGTCGGGCGCTGGTCGCCGCTCGCGCTCGCCTCCGTCGTCCTCGTGTCGCTGTCGGGTCTCGCGAACGCGACGACCCGGCTCGCCGCCCCGGGGGACCTGCTCTCGCGCTACGGCGCGCTGCTGCTCGCGAAGACCGTCCTCGTCGCCGTGCTCGTCGGCATCGGCTGGGCCCACCGCCGCGCCGTCCTCCCGCGCCTGGCCGACGGCGGGGCACGGTCGTTCTGGCGCCTGGTCGCCGTCGAGCTGCTCGTGATGGCGACGACGGTCGGGGTGGCCGTCGCGCTCGCCGGCACGTCGCCGCCCGTGTCCGACACGGAGGCCCCGGCGCGGTGGAGCCCCGCCGAGGTGCTCGTCGGCTACGCGACACCGCCGCCGCAGACCCCGCTCCGGCTGCTCACCGAGTGGCGGCCGGACCTGCTGTGGGTCCTCGTCGTCGCGCTGCTCGGCGCCGGCTACCTCCTGGGCGTTCGGCGCCTGCACCGCCGGGGCGACGCGTGGCCGGTGTGGCGCACGCTGCTGTGGCTCGCGGGCCTGGCGGTGGTGCTCCTCGTCACGAGCTCGGGGCTGTCGACGTACGGGCGGTGGCTGTTCAGCGCGCACATGCTCCAGCACATGACGATGAGCATGGTGGCGCCGCTGCTGCTCGTGCCCGCCGCGCCCGTCACGCTCGCGCTGCGGGCGCTGCGCCCCCGCGCCGACGGCTCGCGCGGCGCGCGGGAGTGGCTGCTGTGGGGGCTGCACGCGCCCGTCACGCGGTTCCTCACCCACCCCGTCGCGGCGGCCACGCTCTTCGCGGGCAGCCTCGTGGCGTTCTACTACTCGCCGCTGTTCGGCATCGCCCTGCGGACGCACTACGGGCACGAGGCGATGCACGTGCACTTCCTGCTCACGGGCTACCTGTTCGTGTGGTCGCTCGTCGGCACCGACCCCGGCGTGCGGCGCACGCCGTACCCGCTGCGGCTGCTCATCCTCTTCGCGACGATCGCCTTCCACGCTTTCTTCAGCATCTCCCTCATGGACGCGACCCAGGTGCTGCAGCCGGAGTACTGGCAGACCGTCGCCGCCGACCGGGGCTGGGGCCGCGACCCGCTCGCCGACCAGCGCTACGGCGCCGCGCTCGCGTGGGGGGTCGGGGAGGTCCCGACGATCCTCGTCGCCGTGCTCGTCGCGATCCGCTGGGTGGCCGACGACACCCGTGAGGCCCGTCGCCGCGACCGCAAGGCCGCCCGCGACGACGACGCGGACCTGCGCGCGTACAACGAGATGCTCGCGCGGCTCGGCGAGGCCGACCGCCGCTCCTGACGCGTCCGTGGTCCCCCGCGGCTCGCGGACCCGACCCCCTGGGTTGGCAGGCGCTTCGGCCCTTGGCAGGCGCAGCGGCTGCGATCCAGCCCGCGCAGCGCCTGGATCGCGACCACGCCGCCTGCCAAGCGCCACGTCGCCTGCCAACCGCCACGCCGCCTGCCGACCGCTACGCCCGACGGGCGTTACACCTCCCCACCGGGGGCGGTCAGGCGCCTGCCGCCGGGAACAGCCGGTCGTCGGCCGCCGCGGCGAGGGCGTCGCCGACCCGCTCGAGCGCCGGCGAGCGCAGCCGCCACGACTGCCAGTGCAGCGCCACCTCGACCGTCCCGGTGTCCCCGGGCAGGGGCAGCGGGACCAGACCGTCCGGGGCGCCGAGCGGACGACCGTGCCGGACGTCGGGCACCATCCCCCAGCCGAGCCCCAGCCCCACGGCGGCGAGGTGCTCCCCGGTTGCGGGGACCAGGTGCGTCGGGGGCTCCGTCGTCGTGCCGGCGCGACGCAGGACCACGTGCTGCAGGTCGTCGTCGCAGTCGTAACGCACCATCGGTGCCCGGGTCAGCACCACCGCCGCGTCCGTGAGGGCCGTCCGGCCCGCGTCCGCGAACCACTGCTCGACCCACGCGGCGCTCGCCATGGCGCGGTACCGCATCCGGCCGAGCGGTCTGGACCGGCAGCCGGGGGCAGGCTCCGCCCGCGAGGTGACGGCGCCCGTCACCGTGCCGTCGCGCAGCAGCAGGTGCGTGCGGTCCTGGTCGGCGCGGTACAGGTCGAGCAGGACGCCGTCGGGTGCGGTGCCCGCGAGCAGCGGCGCGAGCGCGGGCAGCACCCACGTCGCCAGCGAGTCGGCGTTGACGGCGACGGCGACCACCGGAGCGGAGCCGGCAGCCGTCCCGGCATCGCCCGCACCCAGCTCGGCGGCGGCCTCGTCCTGCAGGGCGAGGACCTGCCGGGCCAGGCGGAGGACCACCTCGCCGGACGGCGTCGGCCGCAGCGGGCGGCTGCGCACGAGCAGCACCTGCCCCACGGCGTTCTCCAGCGCCCGCAGGCGTTGGCTCATGGCCGACGGCGTGACGTGCAGTGCCTCGGCGGCCGCCTCGAGGCTCCCGGTCCCGACGGCTGCGGCGAAGGAGCGGAGGTGGGTGCCGTCCAGGTCGAGCGCCATGATCACATGATGAAGCAACGCTTCACCACCTGCAGAAACATGAGCTGGTCTGTATCGGCGCCGTCGACCTACCGTCGGTGCCGTGACCGCCGTCCTCGCCGGCCTCGGGCTGGGCCTCTCCCTCATCGTCGCCATCGGCGCGCAGAACGCCTTCGTGCTGCGCCAGGGCCTGCGCGGGGAGCACGTCGCGGCGGTCGTCGCTGTCTGCGCGGTGTCGGACGCCGTGCTCATCACCGCGGGCGTCCTCGGGGCCGGAGCCCTCATCGAGGCGGTACCCGTCCTCGTCGAGGTGTTCCGCTGGGGCGGCGCGGCGTTCCTGCTCGCCTACGCGGTCCTCGCCGCGCGCCGGGCCCTGCACCCGGGCCGGCTCGAGGCGGCCGACGGCGCCCCACCCGCGGGCCTGCTGCCCGTCGTCGGCACGGCGGTCGCCCTCACGTGGCTCAACCCGCACGTGTACCTCGACACGGTGGTGCTGCTCGGCTCCGTGGCCCAGTCGTGGGGCGACGCGCGCGTCGCCTTCGCGGGCGGCGCGGTCCTCGGCAGCCTGCTGTGGTTCTCCGCGCTCGGGTTCGGGGCGCGGCTGCTGCGGCCCGTGTTCGCGCGCCCGGGGGCCTGGCGCGTGCTCGACGGGCTCGTCGCCGTCGTCATGGTGGTGCTCGCCGTCGGCCTCGTCGTCGGCTGAGCGGTCGGCGGGGCGGGCGTCCGACGCCCCGCGGCCGTGTCCGGGGTGCGTGCGAGCATGACCGCCGTGACGGACTCCACGACGGACATCACAGACACCTCGGGCGCCTCCGGGGAGCCGGGCGAGGGCACGAGCCCCTTCGCCGACCTCGACGCCTACCAGGCGCTGCCGCGGGTCGGCGGGCTCGCGCTCTCACCGGACGGCACCCGCCTCGTCACCGCCCTGCAGACGCTCAACCCCGAGGCGAACCGCTTCGTCGGCGCGCTGTGGGAGGTCGACCCCACGGGCGAGCGCCCGGCCCGGCGCCTCACCCGCAGCGCGAAGGGCGAGCGGCTCGGCGGCTTCACCTCCGACGGGACGCTGCTGTTCACCTCGGCGCGGCCGGACCCGGACAGCAAGGGCGACGACGACGGTCCCGCGGCGCTGTGGGCCCTGCCGGCCGGCGGCGGCGAGGCCTCGGTCGTCGCGACCCGCCCCGGCGGCCTGGACGTCGCCGCGCTCGCCCGCGACTCCGGCGACGTCGTCGTGACGAGCGCGACGCTGCCCGGCGCCGACGACACCGCGGAGAGCGACGAGGAGCGCCGCAAGGCCCGCAAGGACGGCAAGGTCACCGCGATCCTCCACGAGGCGTACCCGGTCCGGTACTGGGACGGCGACCTCGGCCCGGACGCGCCGCGGCTGCTCGCCGGCCGGCTCGACGCCACCGGCACCGAGCCGGAGCTGGAGCTGCGCCAGGTGGTCGGTCACGTCGGCCACGGCCTGCGGCACGCGGTCGTCGACGTGACGGCGGACGGTCGGACCGCCGTCACCACGTGGGACACCATCGAGGGCCGGGCCGTCAGCCGGTTCTCCCTCGTGAGCGTCGACCTCGCCTCCGGGCGGCGACGCACGCTGCTGTCCGACGTCGACCACGAGTACGAGATGCCGACCATCAGCCCGGACGGCTCGACCGTCGCGCTGCAGGTCTACCGCCGCTCGACGCCGGACGACCCGGGCGACTACCGCCTCGCCGTCGCGCCGCTCGGGCGCCCCGGCGAGGACGGCGACGACGGTGACGGGACGGTCGAGGTCCGCGAGGTGGCCCCGGGCTGGGACCGGTGGTCGCACCGTCCCGTGTGGACGCCGGACGGGCAGGCGCTGCTCGTCACCGCCGACTCCGACGGCCGCGCGCCCGTGTTCCGCGTCGAGGTCGCCTCGGGCGAGGTCACCCAGCTGACCGGTGACGACGCCGCGTACTCCGACGTCGTCGTGTCGCGCGACGGCCGGCACGTGTACGCGCTGCGCGCCGCGGTCGACGCCCCGCCCGCGCCGGTGCGGCTCGACCCGGTCACCCCCCACCAGACGCCCACCCTGCTGCGCGGGCCCGTGCCCGCCCCGGTCGTGCCGGGCCGGGTGGAGGAGGTGACGGCGACCGGCGAGGACGGCACGCCCGTCCGGGCGTGGCTGTGCCTGCCCGACACCGCCGACGCGGACCGTCCCGCGCCGCTGCTGCTGTGGATCCACGGCGGTCCGCTCGGGTCGTGGAACGCGTGGAGCTGGCGGTGGAACCCGTGGCTCGCGGTCGCGCGCGGGTACGCCGTGCTGCTGCCGGACCCCGCCCTGTCGACCGGGTACGGCCTGGAGTTCATCCGCCGCGGCTGGGGGCGGTGGGGCGACGCGCCCTACACCGACCTGCTCGCGGTCACCGACGCCGCGGAGGCGCACGAGGCCGTCGACGCGACCCGCACCGCGGCGATGGGCGGCAGCTTCGGCGGCTACATGGCGAACTGGGTGGGCGGGCACACCGACCGCTTCCGGGCGATCGTCACGCACGCGTCGCTGTACGCGCTCGACCAGTTCGCGGCCACGACGGACGCCGCGCACTACTGGGAGCGCGAGATGAGCCCCGAGATGACCGAGCACCACAGCCCGCACCGCCACGTCGAGCACTGGGTGACGCCGACGCTCGTCATCCACGGCGACAAGGACTACCGCGTGCCGATCGGCGAGGCGCTGCGGCTGTGGTGGGACCTCGCGAGCAAGGACACCGACGACCAGGGGAACCTGCCGCACAAGTTCCTCTACTTCCCCGACGAGAACCACTGGATCCTCACGCCCAACCACTCGACCGTCTGGTACCAGACCGTCTTCGCGTTCCTCGCCCACCACGTGCTGGGTGAGGAGTGGGTGACGCCGGAGCTCCTTCGCTGATCGCCGCGGGGCGCCCGGCCGGCTCCCGGCCGGGCGCCCGGGCACGCCGCGGACGGCGGGCCCCCCGGGGCGTGGAAGCCTGAGCGTGTGACCGCGCAGCCGCAGGAACCGTCCTTCGAGCCCGTCGCCGACCGTCCCGTCCGCTGGGGCGTGATCGGCGCGGGGCGCATCGCCGAGGGGGTGATGACCGACCTGCGCGAGCAGTGCGCCGCCGACGGGGTGCTGCACGCCGTCGCCTCGCGCAGCGCCGACCGCGCGCGTGACTTCGCCGACCGCCACGGCGCCCCCGTGGCGTACGGGTCGTACCTCGAGCTGCTCGAGGACCCGGACGTCGACGTCGTGTACGTCGCCACGCCGCACCGCCAGCACCACCAGGTCGCGCTCGCGGCGCTCGAGCGCGGCAAGCACCTGCTCGTGGAGAAGGCGTTCACGTGCACGCTCGAGGGCTCCCGCGAGGTGGTCGACGCGGCGCGCGCCCGCGGGCGCTTCGTCATGGAGGCGATGTGGACCCGCTTCCAGCCGACCGTCGTGCGCATGCGCGAGCTGCTCGCCGAGGGTGCGGTCGGCGAGGTCCGCTCGGTGCGCGCCGACCTCGGGCTGCGGGTGCCGTTCGACGCCGGCGACCGGTTGTGGGACCCCGCGCAGGGCGGCGGGGCGCTGCTCGACCTCGGCGTGTACCCCGTGTCGTGGCTGCAGATGGTCCTCGGCGGCACGCCCGCGTCCGTCGAGGTCGCGGGGACGCGCGCCGACAACGGCGTGGACGCCGAGGCGACCGTGCTGTGGCGGACCGCCGGCGACGACGGCCGCCACGGCGTCGCGCAGTGCTCGCTGTTGTCGCCGCTGCCCGGTGTGGCCGCCGTGTTCGGCAGCGAGGGTTGGCTCGAGGTGCCGCCCCGGTTCCACCACCCCGGTCGCCTCGTCGTGCACCGCCGCCGGGACGGCCGCTCGGTCGAGGAGTCGCAGGAGGTCACGGCGCCGGCGCGCGGCACCGGCTACGCCCACGAGCTGGACGAGGTCCACCGCTGCCTGCGCGCCGGTCTCACCGAGTCCGAGGTCATGCCGCTCGACGACACCCTCGCCGTCATGGGCGTGCTCGAGGAGGCGCTGCATGCGCTCGGCGTGCAGCACGACGAGGACCGCGACGTGCTGTGACGGTCAGCGGGCCCTAGGCCCTTCGACCGGACCCCGGCACGATCGTGCGGCCCGGCACGTAGCCGTGGTCGACGACGGGCGGGGCGTAGGACGCCTGCGGCTGCCACGCGGCTGGCGCGCCGCCCGGCACCGGCGGCGACCATGGCGCCGGTGCGGTCGGGTCGGGACCGTGCTCGTTGGGATGCGGCTGCGACGGCTGCACGAGCATGACGAGCAGGACGAGCCCGCCGACGAACGGCACGAAGCCGATGAAGTACCAGAAGCCGCTGCGGCCGGTGTCGTGCAGCCGGCGGACCGTCGCGGCGAGCGTCGGGATGGTCAGCGCGAGGCCGATGAGGACGGCCACCCCCATCAGGAGCAGCCCGACGGCCGCCGCGGAGCGCGTCGGCTCACCCGTCAGCGGGTCGGTGCCCGCAGCGAGCACGACGGTGCCGGCCAGGTACGGCGCGCCGTACACCAGGACGAAGAACAGGTAGAAGAACCAGAACTCCGAGCGGCGCGCACGACCGGTGAAGGTCGCGTACCGGCGCAGCGCGGAGGAGACGGCCTGACCGAACGACACGGGGTACCCCCTGCTGTGGCGACCGGCGAGCCCGGTCGGACCGTGCTCATCCCAGCAGCCGGAGCGCCGGCTCGGAGGCGGTTCGTCGGCACGTCCCCCGGACGCGTGAGCGGCGTGGGCGCCGGTGACGGGGCGTGCCGGACCCGGGGTACGCGAGGTCAGGCCGGGGGCCGGTGGAGCCAGGGCGGGTACGGCTGCGGCGGAGAGCTCGGCCAGGGCGACGGCGAGGACAGGTAGGGCTGTGGCGCGTACGACCTGCCCTTCGGGTCCGGGCCGTACTGGTTCGCGCCGGGCGTCCCGTCGAGCGCGCACAGGTACACCACGTAGTAGTTCGCGTACGGCACGACGTTGAGGAGCAGCCACACGGGACTGCGGCCGAGGTCCTGCAGCCTGCGGGCCGCCAGGGCGTAGGACGGCACGAGCAGGGCGAGGGAGAGCGTCGTCGCCACGAGCACCCACCAGGCGGCCAGAACCGTGACCTCGGCGGCCCACACGACCACGGCTCCCGCGATCAGCGACCACCCGATCGTCCACGTGGGGACGGTGAGCGCGCTGTAGGACGCCACGAAGAGCCAGTAGTCCCGTCGTCGCGAGCGGCCGGAGAAGTCCCCGTAGCGACTCAGCGCCGATGAGAGGGCGTCCGGCCACTGCTGTCCCACGCGGTCATGCAAGCAGTTCCGCCCCTGCCCCGAGGCGGTAACCGGGGCCCTGCTCCGAATGCGCGAGGGCGGGCACGACCGGTCACCGGTGCGTGCCCGCCCTCGGGGCGGCGGCCGGAGCCGTCAGGCGTTGCGGACGAGCGACACGTCGAAGTCGAGCTTGATCTTCTCGGAGACGAG from Aquipuribacter sp. SD81 harbors:
- a CDS encoding ArgP/LysG family DNA-binding transcriptional regulator; amino-acid sequence: MALDLDGTHLRSFAAAVGTGSLEAAAEALHVTPSAMSQRLRALENAVGQVLLVRSRPLRPTPSGEVVLRLARQVLALQDEAAAELGAGDAGTAAGSAPVVAVAVNADSLATWVLPALAPLLAGTAPDGVLLDLYRADQDRTHLLLRDGTVTGAVTSRAEPAPGCRSRPLGRMRYRAMASAAWVEQWFADAGRTALTDAAVVLTRAPMVRYDCDDDLQHVVLRRAGTTTEPPTHLVPATGEHLAAVGLGLGWGMVPDVRHGRPLGAPDGLVPLPLPGDTGTVEVALHWQSWRLRSPALERVGDALAAAADDRLFPAAGA
- a CDS encoding prolyl oligopeptidase family serine peptidase yields the protein MTAVTDSTTDITDTSGASGEPGEGTSPFADLDAYQALPRVGGLALSPDGTRLVTALQTLNPEANRFVGALWEVDPTGERPARRLTRSAKGERLGGFTSDGTLLFTSARPDPDSKGDDDGPAALWALPAGGGEASVVATRPGGLDVAALARDSGDVVVTSATLPGADDTAESDEERRKARKDGKVTAILHEAYPVRYWDGDLGPDAPRLLAGRLDATGTEPELELRQVVGHVGHGLRHAVVDVTADGRTAVTTWDTIEGRAVSRFSLVSVDLASGRRRTLLSDVDHEYEMPTISPDGSTVALQVYRRSTPDDPGDYRLAVAPLGRPGEDGDDGDGTVEVREVAPGWDRWSHRPVWTPDGQALLVTADSDGRAPVFRVEVASGEVTQLTGDDAAYSDVVVSRDGRHVYALRAAVDAPPAPVRLDPVTPHQTPTLLRGPVPAPVVPGRVEEVTATGEDGTPVRAWLCLPDTADADRPAPLLLWIHGGPLGSWNAWSWRWNPWLAVARGYAVLLPDPALSTGYGLEFIRRGWGRWGDAPYTDLLAVTDAAEAHEAVDATRTAAMGGSFGGYMANWVGGHTDRFRAIVTHASLYALDQFAATTDAAHYWEREMSPEMTEHHSPHRHVEHWVTPTLVIHGDKDYRVPIGEALRLWWDLASKDTDDQGNLPHKFLYFPDENHWILTPNHSTVWYQTVFAFLAHHVLGEEWVTPELLR
- a CDS encoding Gfo/Idh/MocA family protein — translated: MTAQPQEPSFEPVADRPVRWGVIGAGRIAEGVMTDLREQCAADGVLHAVASRSADRARDFADRHGAPVAYGSYLELLEDPDVDVVYVATPHRQHHQVALAALERGKHLLVEKAFTCTLEGSREVVDAARARGRFVMEAMWTRFQPTVVRMRELLAEGAVGEVRSVRADLGLRVPFDAGDRLWDPAQGGGALLDLGVYPVSWLQMVLGGTPASVEVAGTRADNGVDAEATVLWRTAGDDGRHGVAQCSLLSPLPGVAAVFGSEGWLEVPPRFHHPGRLVVHRRRDGRSVEESQEVTAPARGTGYAHELDEVHRCLRAGLTESEVMPLDDTLAVMGVLEEALHALGVQHDEDRDVL
- a CDS encoding LysE/ArgO family amino acid transporter, which gives rise to MTAVLAGLGLGLSLIVAIGAQNAFVLRQGLRGEHVAAVVAVCAVSDAVLITAGVLGAGALIEAVPVLVEVFRWGGAAFLLAYAVLAARRALHPGRLEAADGAPPAGLLPVVGTAVALTWLNPHVYLDTVVLLGSVAQSWGDARVAFAGGAVLGSLLWFSALGFGARLLRPVFARPGAWRVLDGLVAVVMVVLAVGLVVG
- a CDS encoding DUF805 domain-containing protein, whose amino-acid sequence is MSFGQAVSSALRRYATFTGRARRSEFWFFYLFFVLVYGAPYLAGTVVLAAGTDPLTGEPTRSAAAVGLLLMGVAVLIGLALTIPTLAATVRRLHDTGRSGFWYFIGFVPFVGGLVLLVMLVQPSQPHPNEHGPDPTAPAPWSPPVPGGAPAAWQPQASYAPPVVDHGYVPGRTIVPGSGRRA
- a CDS encoding cytochrome c oxidase assembly protein, which encodes PAAASAGAAPGSGGTDGAPSGRGGGTSVPARPATRVPLVLVLVGAVVAAGVVAVLLSPREATRLADPGALVRWGLPAVEAVHDLALALAVGAMVLVCAVLPVESPAAARGRHVATAGAAVWALAALGVLVLTYASVSGTPPTAPEFGAELGGFLTGFEVGQSLLATVLLAAAAATVAAGATGPRSSALALVLVLAGVLPVALLGHSGSAEGHETAVTAMGLHLLGTGVWVGGLLALVALRGRLEGAALASAVGRWSPLALASVVLVSLSGLANATTRLAAPGDLLSRYGALLLAKTVLVAVLVGIGWAHRRAVLPRLADGGARSFWRLVAVELLVMATTVGVAVALAGTSPPVSDTEAPARWSPAEVLVGYATPPPQTPLRLLTEWRPDLLWVLVVALLGAGYLLGVRRLHRRGDAWPVWRTLLWLAGLAVVLLVTSSGLSTYGRWLFSAHMLQHMTMSMVAPLLLVPAAPVTLALRALRPRADGSRGAREWLLWGLHAPVTRFLTHPVAAATLFAGSLVAFYYSPLFGIALRTHYGHEAMHVHFLLTGYLFVWSLVGTDPGVRRTPYPLRLLILFATIAFHAFFSISLMDATQVLQPEYWQTVAADRGWGRDPLADQRYGAALAWGVGEVPTILVAVLVAIRWVADDTREARRRDRKAARDDDADLRAYNEMLARLGEADRRS
- a CDS encoding DUF805 domain-containing protein; amino-acid sequence: MGQQWPDALSSALSRYGDFSGRSRRRDYWLFVASYSALTVPTWTIGWSLIAGAVVVWAAEVTVLAAWWVLVATTLSLALLVPSYALAARRLQDLGRSPVWLLLNVVPYANYYVVYLCALDGTPGANQYGPDPKGRSYAPQPYLSSPSPWPSSPPQPYPPWLHRPPA